One Salmo trutta chromosome 24, fSalTru1.1, whole genome shotgun sequence genomic region harbors:
- the klhdc3l gene encoding leucine-zipper-like transcriptional regulator 1 has protein sequence MSRRSSSSPSLWTVLPQSGPAPCERYKHACCSFGGSVFVLGGRESHSLRDFWRYNVVRNEWTELDCSCEAAPEELQEHSMVAHQGVLYVFGGMIDSAYTIWKTPLWVFDIVKEQWVSWQERNPPQNQVPVNRKGHSAVVFSSAMYIYGGYIDMRASSQEFWKLEFDTMLWSLLDCTQTEVGPGPRHSHSAMTHLDCMYLFGGLRGLREQRDLWRWNSTSHSWSCLNATSGPSKLVGHSTVAYRDSMLLFGGGESQHTPRSCLWRYSFTTQTWGKLAVLPGSNPPPHRIYHCCAGLGPSYQPAVTTTINTTTSTTLTPSTTIRNILDSKIRPFKNKCFPSSSETEGTIELETFSSSEKLLTEVEDYCNGLSGNDAQRFGNCLTFENQEAFSKQWSCENIEEGGSGKPEESHESIAQNLPDLLLVLGGKPLVRHTVISVWQMTLADL, from the exons ATGAGCCGGAGGAGCAGTAGCAGCCCCAGCCTGTGGACCGTACTGCCTCAGAGTGGCCCTGCACCATGTGAACGCTACAAGCACGCCTGCTGCTCCTTCGGGGGCAGTGTCTTTgtgttgggagggagggagagccacTCGCTCAGGGACTTCTGGAGGTATAATGTTG taCGCAATGAGTGGACAGAGTTGGACTGTAGCTGTGAGGCAGCACCTGAGGAGCTTCAGGAACATTCCATGGTGGCCCATCAG GGTGTTCTGTATGTCTTCGGTGGAATGATTGATTCTGCGTACACTATATGGAAAACCCCCCTCTGGGTGTTTGATATTG TGAAAGAGCAGTGGGTGTCCTGGCAGGAAAGGAACCCCCCTCAG AATCAGGTGCCAGTCAACAGGAAGGGCCACAGTGCGGTGGTGTTTAGCTCTGCCATGTACATCTACGGAGGATACATTGACATGAGAGCCTCATCACAGGAGTTTTGGAAGTTAGAATTTG ACACAATGTTGTGGTCCCTGCTGGACTGTACCCAGACAGAGGTGGGTCCTGGTCCCAGACACAGCCACTCTGCCATGACCCACCTGGACTGCATGTACCTGTTCGGGGGTCTGAGAGGCCTGAGGGAGCAGAGGGATCTGTGGAGATGGAACTCTACCAGTCATTCCTGGAGCTGTCTCAACGCCAC ATCAGGCCCCTCTAAGCTGGTGGGCCACTCAACTGTGGCCTACAGGGACAGCATGCTTCtgtttggaggaggagagagccaGCACACACCCAGGAGCTGTCTATGGAG GTACAGCTTCACCACCCAGACCTGGGGGAAGCTAGCCGTGCTACCCGGCTCCAACCCACCTCCCCACAGGATCTACCACTGCTGTGCTGGCCTGGGCCCTAGCTACCAGCCTGCCGTGaccaccaccatcaacaccaccaccagcaccaccctgacccccagcaccaccatcAGAAACATACTTGACAGCAAGATACGGCCATTCAAGAACAAATGCTTCCCATCCTCTTCAGAGACAGAGGGCACTATAGAGCTGGAGACGTTTAGTAGCTCGGAGAAGCTATTGACTGAAGTGGAGGACTATTGTAATGGTCTAAGTGGGAATGACGCTCAGCGGTTTGGGAACTGTCTGACCTTTGAGAACCAAGAGGCCTTCAGTAAGCAGTGGAGCTGTGAGAATATAGAGGAGGGTGGTTCAGGTAAACCAGAGGAAAGCCATGAGAGCATAGCACAAAATCTGCCTGATTTGCTACTGGTGCTGGGGGGAAAGCCCTTAGTTAGACACACGGTCATCTCTGTGTGGCAGATGACACTGGCTGACCTCTGA